In a single window of the Candidatus Zymogenaceae bacterium genome:
- a CDS encoding DUF521 domain-containing protein: protein MEDYRMELTREERDILAGSSGPVVQKVLRSVVLYGEAFDATRLIPISGRPHLAMSFGASILKSYYGLLDALIDESLETLRPFTTNPRTYDPHTTPSSFFENLLFRYIYGAQKNLERQLDSLGLIDSRSYSCTSYLPEVGNTPSFGDILAWSESSAVVFVNSVIGARTNRNSTGIDILMNIINRAPLFGLLNDDGRRADWLVEIKTDTLPNPQLLGSAVGMKVMEDVPYIGGLEALLKGKSDAFIRDYLKDFGAATASNGAVGLFHIEHITPEAKTHGDSLLRLNHHTYVITDEELSRIRNGYKILWKRPDLKPKRCFIGCPHLSLEQVADWAAAITQRLDSIGKTRVSMPVVLTAAPEIMRIFREKNETASRLERAGVYLSSVCPVAFMSNPISSKIPVITNSNKLRTYTTARFYPDDETLAMICG, encoded by the coding sequence ATGGAAGACTATCGCATGGAGTTGACTCGGGAAGAGCGGGATATCCTCGCCGGATCGAGCGGACCGGTAGTGCAGAAGGTGCTTCGATCGGTCGTCCTGTACGGCGAGGCCTTCGACGCGACGCGCCTGATTCCCATTTCCGGGCGGCCGCATCTCGCCATGTCCTTCGGCGCCTCAATACTGAAATCATACTACGGCCTGCTCGATGCGCTGATCGACGAGAGTCTGGAAACACTCCGTCCCTTCACCACCAATCCCAGAACCTACGACCCTCACACAACGCCGTCGTCTTTTTTTGAAAACCTCCTGTTTCGATACATCTACGGCGCACAGAAAAACCTCGAGCGCCAGCTTGACAGCCTGGGGCTGATCGATTCCCGCTCGTATTCGTGCACCTCTTACCTCCCTGAAGTAGGCAACACCCCCTCCTTTGGCGATATTCTGGCGTGGTCGGAATCCTCGGCGGTGGTCTTTGTCAATTCGGTAATCGGCGCCCGAACAAACAGAAACTCCACGGGCATAGACATCCTCATGAACATCATCAACCGCGCCCCCCTGTTCGGCCTTCTGAACGACGATGGCCGCCGGGCGGACTGGCTGGTCGAGATCAAAACCGACACGCTTCCGAATCCCCAGCTTCTCGGCTCCGCCGTGGGCATGAAGGTGATGGAGGATGTGCCGTATATCGGCGGTTTGGAAGCGCTCCTCAAAGGGAAGAGCGACGCCTTCATACGGGATTACCTGAAGGACTTCGGCGCCGCGACGGCATCAAACGGGGCGGTGGGGCTCTTTCACATTGAACACATCACCCCCGAAGCGAAAACGCACGGCGATTCCCTTCTGAGGCTCAACCACCACACGTATGTGATCACGGACGAGGAGCTTTCACGCATCAGGAACGGATATAAGATCTTGTGGAAACGACCTGATCTCAAGCCGAAACGCTGTTTCATCGGATGCCCGCATCTGTCCCTGGAGCAGGTGGCGGACTGGGCCGCCGCAATCACTCAACGCCTCGACTCCATCGGGAAGACCCGGGTTTCCATGCCGGTGGTGCTCACGGCGGCACCGGAGATCATGCGGATCTTTCGAGAAAAAAACGAGACGGCGTCACGCCTCGAACGGGCCGGTGTGTACCTGTCGTCCGTCTGCCCCGTGGCGTTCATGAGCAATCCCATTTCGTCGAAGATCCCTGTGATAACCAACTCAAACAAACTCAGGACCTACACGACCGCACGATTTTATCCCGACGACGAAACCCTTGCGA
- the fucK gene encoding L-fuculokinase — MNAPTHVVLVLDCGATNVRAITVDARGNILHSSYKDNRSVRQFPDRAWLIWDFEAIWEKLVQCAREVIARVGKKSVAAVVVTTFGDDGAPVDVDGNLLYPIISWQCPRTVPVAERIDDYIPFIDLFSISGEQVMRQHTIMRLLWFWENNPDIIENAHAYLMTPGLINHKLTGRMVNDPTTADCTMLIDIRKRIFSTDLLGRLGFVPSFFGEMVEPGEIIGPLTKDAASLLGLAPNVPVVAAGHDTQFAVCGSGCRPNDAVLSSGTWEILFLRHHRPITTDAAREAGLKNECDAICGLFNVGQQWIASGALEWTSRLFFRDCISDPERYAKMIDEARNHPPGSGGVFVEPSFLQGTGVTGHHNTAGTILGLTLHTERGQIYRAFLEGLSFHLRMAMNLLSKHTDVFPGMLTLVGGGAKNDLWNRIRADVLNMPIRLTRQRENTVVGAAVFGFIGAGIYKNFDEAHNAIDFFTDIIEPSQERTIYDELFDRFLTIGPDLSDFYRR; from the coding sequence ATGAATGCACCGACACATGTCGTACTGGTTCTCGATTGCGGGGCGACCAATGTCCGGGCCATCACCGTCGACGCCCGGGGAAACATCCTCCACTCCTCATATAAAGACAACCGGTCGGTGCGCCAGTTTCCGGACAGAGCTTGGTTGATCTGGGATTTCGAAGCGATCTGGGAAAAGCTCGTCCAATGCGCCAGGGAGGTAATCGCCCGAGTGGGGAAAAAGAGCGTCGCGGCGGTCGTCGTCACCACCTTTGGGGACGACGGGGCGCCGGTGGACGTGGACGGCAATCTTCTCTACCCGATCATCTCCTGGCAGTGCCCCCGCACCGTACCCGTCGCCGAACGCATCGACGACTACATACCCTTTATCGACCTCTTTTCGATCAGCGGCGAACAGGTGATGCGCCAGCACACGATCATGCGCCTTCTCTGGTTTTGGGAGAATAATCCCGACATCATTGAAAACGCCCATGCCTACCTAATGACGCCGGGTCTGATAAACCATAAACTCACCGGACGCATGGTGAACGATCCAACCACGGCGGACTGCACCATGCTCATCGATATCAGGAAAAGAATATTTTCAACGGATCTCCTGGGCCGCCTGGGATTTGTGCCCTCGTTTTTCGGTGAGATGGTGGAGCCGGGAGAGATCATCGGCCCGCTAACGAAGGATGCCGCCTCCCTTTTGGGGTTGGCGCCCAATGTGCCGGTGGTCGCCGCGGGGCACGACACGCAGTTCGCCGTATGCGGCTCGGGGTGCCGTCCCAATGATGCGGTGCTCAGCTCCGGTACCTGGGAGATACTCTTTCTGAGGCACCACCGACCAATCACCACGGACGCCGCCCGGGAAGCGGGGCTGAAAAACGAGTGTGACGCGATCTGCGGCCTCTTCAACGTGGGACAGCAGTGGATCGCCTCCGGCGCTTTGGAATGGACCTCACGCCTCTTCTTTCGGGATTGTATATCGGACCCGGAGAGATACGCAAAGATGATCGACGAGGCGAGGAACCATCCTCCCGGCTCCGGGGGCGTCTTCGTTGAGCCGTCGTTCCTCCAGGGCACCGGCGTGACCGGACATCACAACACCGCGGGGACCATCCTCGGCCTTACCCTCCATACCGAGAGGGGACAGATCTACCGGGCCTTCCTGGAGGGACTCTCGTTCCACCTGCGGATGGCCATGAATCTCCTGTCGAAGCACACGGATGTATTCCCGGGCATGCTGACGCTGGTGGGGGGAGGGGCTAAAAACGACCTCTGGAACCGTATCAGGGCCGACGTCCTGAACATGCCGATCCGTCTGACCAGGCAGCGGGAGAATACCGTCGTGGGGGCGGCCGTATTCGGATTCATCGGCGCCGGGATATATAAAAACTTCGATGAGGCTCATAATGCAATCGATTTCTTCACGGACATCATAGAGCCGTCACAGGAAAGAACTATTTACGACGAACTCTTCGATCGGTTTTTGACAATCGGGCCCGACCTTTCGGATTTCTACCGCCGCTGA
- a CDS encoding 1-phosphofructokinase family hexose kinase encodes MILTVTLNPAVDFTVFGGPFAHHTTNRGVDQPPDPGGKGNNVARVARFLGADVLATGFLGGFTGDFIRERLIDSGIECAFYPVDMLTRITVAYIEEKTGRETKIVPSGPAIDRNTLNEFGSFFAELLTIKRPSLVVLSGSLPSDAPDDYYGRLIDSAHEENIPVILDTSGAALVASLKFHPEVIKPNRDEAAALTGETTDKYIIRKLKKITDMVSVVALSLGSDGATFITRTKIVSITPPSGPAVNPVGAGDAFVAGLAASFDVTKRWDRTTFVRAVAAGTLCASSREILWDDTNLEDIIEHAIITEQ; translated from the coding sequence ATGATCCTCACCGTCACCCTCAATCCCGCCGTGGACTTCACCGTCTTCGGCGGGCCGTTTGCGCATCACACCACCAACCGGGGGGTAGATCAGCCTCCCGATCCAGGCGGCAAGGGAAACAACGTCGCCCGAGTCGCACGTTTTCTAGGGGCCGATGTGCTCGCCACCGGTTTCTTGGGCGGTTTTACCGGTGATTTTATCCGGGAGCGATTGATCGATTCCGGCATCGAGTGCGCCTTTTATCCCGTAGACATGCTTACCCGCATCACCGTGGCGTATATTGAAGAGAAGACGGGAAGAGAGACGAAGATCGTCCCATCGGGGCCCGCAATCGACAGAAACACCCTGAATGAGTTCGGATCGTTCTTCGCGGAGCTCCTCACGATCAAGAGGCCTTCCCTGGTGGTCCTCTCCGGCTCCCTCCCGAGCGACGCGCCGGATGACTATTACGGTCGCCTCATCGACAGCGCCCACGAAGAGAACATCCCGGTCATCCTGGACACCAGCGGCGCGGCCCTTGTCGCATCGTTGAAATTTCATCCAGAGGTCATCAAGCCGAACCGGGACGAGGCGGCCGCCCTGACGGGGGAAACGACGGATAAGTACATTATCCGTAAGTTGAAAAAAATCACGGATATGGTGTCGGTCGTCGCCCTGAGCCTCGGGAGCGACGGAGCGACCTTCATCACCCGGACCAAAATCGTCTCCATCACGCCTCCTTCAGGACCCGCCGTCAACCCGGTGGGCGCCGGGGACGCCTTCGTGGCGGGTCTCGCCGCATCCTTCGATGTCACAAAGAGGTGGGACCGCACCACGTTCGTCCGGGCCGTTGCCGCGGGAACCTTGTGCGCCAGCTCGCGAGAGATCCTCTGGGACGATACTAACCTTGAAGATATCATCGAACATGCAATCATAACGGAACAATAA
- a CDS encoding class II aldolase/adducin family protein yields the protein MKEDMKNLVIEIARLIWDKRLSDIAGGNISVRRENIVCITPRLMGYRLRWQTTKDDLSIVDLNGTVLEGPEDITREGAMHLGLYREFNDAGAIIHAHPYWTNVFVAKSRPIIPTLQATEKFGTIDCIPETPGYSPELAVNVISHFISKRNQWEKTALEVILPRHGIVAMGRDMNACFDIVDRVESECRCQILGKLLDM from the coding sequence ATGAAAGAAGATATGAAAAACCTTGTTATTGAGATCGCCCGACTGATATGGGATAAACGGCTCTCCGACATCGCCGGCGGCAACATCAGCGTCCGGCGGGAAAATATCGTCTGCATCACCCCCCGTCTTATGGGATACCGCCTGCGCTGGCAGACCACAAAGGACGACCTTTCCATCGTGGACCTCAACGGCACCGTCCTGGAGGGCCCCGAGGACATCACCCGGGAAGGGGCCATGCACCTGGGGCTTTATCGGGAGTTCAATGATGCCGGCGCGATCATTCACGCCCATCCCTACTGGACGAACGTATTCGTGGCGAAATCCCGACCCATCATCCCGACGCTCCAGGCGACCGAGAAGTTTGGGACCATCGACTGCATCCCGGAGACCCCCGGCTACAGCCCGGAGCTCGCCGTGAATGTCATCTCCCACTTCATCTCGAAACGGAATCAGTGGGAAAAGACCGCCCTCGAAGTCATCCTCCCTCGCCACGGCATCGTGGCGATGGGAAGGGACATGAACGCATGCTTCGATATCGTGGACCGGGTGGAGTCGGAATGCCGCTGCCAGATTCTCGGGAAGCTCCTGGATATGTAG
- a CDS encoding LacI family DNA-binding transcriptional regulator, with protein MDRKSAQAKRPSSVDVARLAGVSRATVSAYINGTRYVSPELGQKIERAITELNYTPDPLARALKMKDAKTIGLVIPVMSRFYTPIMQAVNEIAHQNQYGFLLCSSEEDPAREREVLDIFQAKRISGILLVPCSLDNLDFLRSITSRGTPIVQINRKITGLDTDSIISDNFNAAHTATKHLIEKGRRHLVLLGFDRRTLSANQKKSGFEAALSDAGLTDAAIIPVKDHDRADIARAFREFLDSNFPMDGLICSTQGKTSVALDILKERGISIPDDVSVIGFDDTPWSALLFPPLTVVSENTHRMGESAATLLMERMEGAKTGPPENIVLEDDFIIRAST; from the coding sequence ATGGACAGGAAATCGGCACAGGCAAAACGTCCCTCAAGCGTGGATGTGGCGCGTCTTGCGGGCGTATCCCGGGCCACCGTATCCGCCTATATCAACGGCACACGCTACGTATCTCCCGAGCTGGGGCAGAAAATCGAGCGGGCCATCACGGAGCTGAACTACACCCCCGATCCCCTGGCCCGGGCCCTCAAGATGAAGGACGCCAAGACCATCGGTCTTGTCATCCCGGTCATGAGTCGATTCTATACGCCGATCATGCAGGCGGTCAACGAGATCGCCCATCAGAATCAATACGGCTTTCTTCTCTGCTCCAGCGAAGAAGACCCGGCCCGGGAGCGGGAGGTGCTGGATATCTTTCAGGCAAAGCGCATCAGCGGCATTCTCCTTGTGCCCTGTTCGTTGGACAACCTCGATTTTCTCCGTTCCATCACGTCCCGGGGCACACCCATCGTGCAGATAAACAGAAAAATCACAGGCTTGGATACCGACTCCATTATTTCTGACAACTTCAACGCGGCCCACACCGCCACCAAGCACCTGATCGAAAAGGGGCGGCGGCATCTCGTGCTTTTGGGGTTCGACCGCCGAACGCTCTCGGCGAACCAGAAAAAATCGGGCTTCGAGGCGGCCCTCTCCGACGCGGGCCTTACGGACGCCGCCATCATCCCGGTTAAAGATCACGACAGGGCGGACATCGCCCGGGCGTTTCGCGAATTTCTGGACTCAAACTTTCCCATGGACGGGCTCATCTGCTCGACCCAGGGGAAAACCTCCGTGGCCCTCGATATCCTGAAGGAGCGGGGCATTTCGATACCGGATGACGTGTCGGTGATCGGCTTCGACGACACCCCCTGGTCGGCCCTGCTTTTTCCTCCACTGACAGTGGTGTCCGAGAACACCCACCGGATGGGGGAGAGCGCCGCAACCCTCCTGATGGAGCGTATGGAGGGTGCAAAAACGGGACCGCCGGAAAATATTGTCCTGGAAGATGATTTCATCATCCGGGCATCCACCTGA
- a CDS encoding alcohol dehydrogenase catalytic domain-containing protein translates to MKQAYLPKPDTILYRDVETPTPGADEVLIRVSRIGICGSDLHVFKGKHPLVEFPLVQGHEFSGFVEEVGKDVSGLAPNDLVTVQPAVGCGVCDRCREGFIARCDDLLFIGGALPGAGSEYLSVPARHVVRMPEGISPDQAAMTEPLAVAVHGVGHPPSLTDQDVLIVGGGTIGNLIAQAARLFGPRRLVVAERVAFRRKILEDLSIDVIEPRSSSPIEEQVKGLFERCPDVSFECAGTASALNACIRATRRGGDVVVLGVYGDDPTTEMVLVQDKELTLTGSLMYTWDDFYGAVDLMEKRRVSLEPLITHHVPFDNWIEGYRLLMRHTDETLKVIVDL, encoded by the coding sequence ATGAAGCAGGCATACCTTCCGAAACCGGATACGATTTTGTACCGCGACGTCGAGACGCCGACGCCCGGTGCGGATGAGGTCCTTATCAGGGTGTCCCGGATCGGCATCTGCGGCTCGGACCTCCACGTGTTCAAGGGAAAGCATCCCCTGGTGGAGTTTCCCCTGGTGCAGGGGCACGAGTTTTCCGGCTTCGTCGAAGAGGTCGGCAAAGACGTCTCGGGCCTCGCACCGAACGACCTGGTCACGGTACAGCCCGCGGTTGGGTGCGGGGTGTGCGACCGCTGCCGGGAGGGATTCATCGCCCGGTGCGACGATCTGCTGTTCATCGGAGGAGCGCTCCCCGGCGCGGGGAGCGAGTACCTGTCGGTTCCCGCACGGCATGTCGTCAGGATGCCGGAGGGTATCAGTCCCGACCAGGCGGCCATGACGGAGCCGCTGGCCGTCGCGGTCCACGGCGTAGGCCACCCCCCCTCCCTGACAGATCAAGACGTGCTGATCGTGGGCGGCGGCACCATCGGCAACCTCATCGCCCAGGCGGCGCGCCTGTTCGGGCCGCGGCGCCTCGTCGTCGCCGAGCGCGTGGCGTTTCGAAGGAAAATCCTTGAGGATCTCTCCATCGACGTCATCGAGCCGCGATCGTCGTCCCCCATCGAGGAGCAGGTAAAAGGCCTCTTCGAGAGGTGCCCGGACGTCTCCTTCGAGTGCGCCGGGACCGCGTCGGCCCTCAACGCGTGCATCCGGGCGACCCGCCGCGGCGGAGACGTGGTGGTGCTGGGGGTATACGGGGACGATCCGACAACGGAGATGGTCCTGGTCCAGGACAAGGAGCTGACCCTCACCGGCTCCCTCATGTATACCTGGGACGATTTTTACGGGGCTGTCGATCTGATGGAAAAAAGGAGGGTGTCCCTCGAGCCGCTGATCACCCACCACGTCCCTTTCGATAACTGGATCGAGGGATATCGACTTCTCATGCGGCATACGGACGAAACACTGAAAGTCATCGTTGATTTGTGA
- a CDS encoding (Fe-S)-binding protein, which translates to MDTEQIKETIQSCKHCFMCRHACPTFLATKLDSHTPRGYALLRAEIDAKKLSWTKAIVDRFYQCSQCGLCREDCAYHWREDELVRQAREEIIQANAVPDRVKEAADELISRDEAGAENIKNLSIQKDVVGKKHPDILFLTGAAARIETTEVLESAAVLMTAAGSDWGILEREPSAIAGLFELGYVEQARAEAKRLIDAVTTVAPKRIVIGCAHQYRAMTDYLPRMGVSMPEKIEIRHFTEYLDRAITAGDLNVKKVDDTSLVGYHDPCHLGRNAGILDAPRRVIEAATGAPPIELFHSKKMAECCGAGAGMFLTDPDIAELVAAHRLSGAISDGVETLITACPNCTVSFRRAAKAKDLTITVTDIGAFLAERI; encoded by the coding sequence ATGGATACCGAACAGATAAAAGAGACCATACAGAGCTGCAAACACTGTTTCATGTGCCGGCACGCGTGCCCCACCTTCCTGGCCACGAAGCTCGACTCCCACACCCCGAGGGGGTACGCCCTCCTCCGGGCGGAGATCGACGCGAAGAAGCTCTCCTGGACGAAGGCGATCGTCGACCGCTTCTACCAGTGCAGCCAGTGCGGCCTGTGCCGGGAGGATTGCGCCTATCACTGGCGGGAGGACGAGCTGGTCCGCCAGGCGAGGGAGGAAATAATACAAGCAAACGCCGTGCCCGACCGGGTGAAAGAAGCGGCCGATGAGCTCATCTCCCGTGACGAGGCCGGCGCAGAAAACATAAAGAACCTTTCGATACAAAAGGACGTCGTCGGGAAGAAGCACCCCGATATCCTCTTTCTCACAGGCGCAGCCGCCAGGATAGAGACCACGGAGGTGCTGGAGTCGGCGGCCGTCCTGATGACGGCCGCGGGAAGCGACTGGGGAATCCTCGAGCGGGAGCCGTCGGCGATCGCGGGGCTCTTCGAGCTGGGCTACGTGGAGCAGGCGCGGGCAGAGGCGAAACGCCTCATCGATGCGGTCACGACGGTCGCACCGAAGAGAATCGTCATTGGCTGCGCCCACCAGTACCGGGCGATGACAGACTACCTCCCCCGGATGGGAGTCTCGATGCCGGAAAAGATCGAAATACGTCACTTCACCGAGTATCTGGATCGCGCGATCACCGCCGGGGATTTGAATGTAAAAAAGGTCGACGATACATCTTTGGTCGGGTATCATGATCCCTGCCACCTGGGGAGAAATGCCGGCATCCTGGACGCCCCCAGAAGGGTTATCGAGGCGGCGACGGGTGCTCCTCCCATCGAGCTCTTTCACAGCAAAAAGATGGCCGAATGCTGCGGTGCGGGCGCCGGGATGTTTCTGACGGACCCGGACATTGCGGAACTGGTCGCGGCGCATCGTTTGTCCGGCGCCATATCCGACGGCGTCGAAACGCTCATCACCGCATGTCCCAACTGCACGGTATCCTTCCGCCGGGCGGCGAAGGCGAAGGATCTTACGATCACCGTCACGGATATCGGGGCATTTCTTGCGGAAAGGATATAG
- a CDS encoding FAD-binding oxidoreductase encodes MSGTTFYHEMIKYELERLLAEERVITDEAEIEAQSLDVWWVTRFWKFTEFEFPKPFAIVFPETTEEVAAVVRLCNDYKIPVIPRGGGAGDGGGASALTGGIVVDTKRMDNIISINERSLTVTVQPGILQKHLEERLNRRGYTMNHFPASFTTSTLGGFISTNGTGVLSSKYGKLSDMTHRLEVVLPTGRIFKSLPVRLHSTGPDYSRLFLGAEGTFGIVTEAVCKIHPLPQKRIFWGFLLPNLKDGIEAGRKIMVNGVDPCLMRLYDEKDTRHIMKKQFGVEEEGCVMLIGFDGMTSIVDAQMTEATGILLTSGARDLGEEPGKNWWEGRYKSYYPPNDYIAYPWMTAVTDTVAPYEDIETIYDEMKRSVENDFAEWNAEFHAHFSHWYDWGTSFYPTFLIKEFPDDPKDAMRLYNRIMDAAVRASVENNGVVNEHHGIGLRCGRMMRDIYGDGYEIARAVKRALDPNNIMNPGKLGLGE; translated from the coding sequence ATGAGCGGCACAACCTTTTATCACGAAATGATTAAATATGAGCTTGAGCGGCTTCTGGCAGAAGAACGCGTCATCACAGACGAGGCCGAGATCGAGGCCCAGTCCCTGGACGTCTGGTGGGTGACCAGGTTCTGGAAATTCACCGAGTTCGAATTCCCGAAGCCCTTCGCCATCGTCTTTCCCGAGACGACCGAGGAGGTGGCGGCCGTCGTCAGGCTCTGTAACGATTACAAGATCCCGGTCATCCCCCGGGGCGGCGGCGCCGGCGACGGCGGCGGGGCCTCGGCCTTGACCGGCGGGATCGTTGTGGATACAAAGCGGATGGATAACATCATCTCCATAAACGAGCGATCCCTCACCGTCACCGTCCAGCCGGGCATCCTTCAGAAGCATCTGGAAGAGCGCTTGAACCGCCGGGGTTACACCATGAACCACTTCCCGGCGTCGTTCACCACCTCGACACTGGGGGGATTCATCAGCACCAACGGCACGGGGGTACTCTCTTCCAAGTACGGGAAGCTCTCCGACATGACCCATCGTCTCGAGGTGGTCCTCCCCACTGGACGGATCTTCAAGAGCCTCCCCGTTCGTCTTCACTCCACCGGCCCCGACTACTCGCGGCTCTTCCTCGGGGCCGAGGGGACCTTCGGGATCGTCACAGAGGCGGTCTGCAAAATTCACCCCCTCCCCCAGAAGCGTATCTTCTGGGGATTTCTCCTGCCGAACCTAAAGGACGGCATCGAGGCGGGCAGAAAGATCATGGTCAACGGCGTTGATCCCTGTCTGATGCGCCTGTACGACGAGAAAGACACCCGGCACATCATGAAAAAGCAGTTCGGTGTGGAGGAGGAGGGCTGCGTGATGCTCATCGGCTTCGACGGGATGACGTCCATCGTGGACGCCCAGATGACCGAGGCGACCGGCATCCTGCTCACGTCGGGCGCCCGGGACCTGGGGGAGGAGCCGGGGAAGAACTGGTGGGAGGGACGCTACAAGTCCTACTATCCCCCAAACGACTACATCGCCTATCCCTGGATGACCGCGGTCACCGATACCGTGGCCCCCTATGAGGATATCGAGACCATCTATGATGAGATGAAACGGAGCGTCGAGAATGATTTCGCCGAGTGGAACGCGGAATTTCACGCGCACTTCTCCCACTGGTACGACTGGGGAACGAGCTTCTACCCCACGTTTCTCATCAAGGAGTTCCCCGACGATCCCAAAGACGCCATGAGGCTCTACAACAGGATCATGGACGCGGCGGTGAGGGCGTCGGTGGAGAACAACGGCGTGGTCAACGAGCATCACGGCATCGGCCTTCGCTGCGGCAGGATGATGCGCGACATCTACGGCGACGGCTACGAGATCGCCCGCGCCGTCAAGCGGGCGCTGGACCCGAACAACATCATGAACCCCGGAAAACTCGGCCTGGGAGAATAG
- a CDS encoding Gfo/Idh/MocA family oxidoreductase: MTSHKPFRLGTIGAGVFAEANLYPSLSLHFFDDVDRAAVCDLDITRAERMADKYGWKRTYTNFEQMVDSENLDGVIICLGGKHHPDVACRVLERGLPVFLEKPSSIYPADTERILEASKRAGKIVQVGHQKRHGLAYNRVREIIGDKKTFGNIIQIESKMHGFDVFPTFYTCMLEWQCHNLDAVISFGGDIAEVDAAAHLTGPNTGALVAMLKFTSNAVGTLAWGTYGGPGPFAERIEVLSDTGKGVIITNAREVTYYTPEAGEIWTSDWNPISPNQSHVFNGYVGEYRHFIDCARENREPTPSIRDEARTMSVLAQIAEKGGIPIEWGPVSSML; this comes from the coding sequence ATGACCTCACACAAACCCTTTCGGCTGGGAACCATCGGGGCGGGCGTCTTCGCGGAGGCCAACCTGTATCCCAGCCTTTCACTCCACTTCTTCGATGACGTCGATCGCGCCGCCGTCTGCGACCTGGACATCACCCGGGCCGAGCGGATGGCGGATAAATACGGATGGAAAAGGACATACACCAACTTTGAGCAAATGGTCGACTCGGAGAACCTGGACGGGGTGATCATTTGCCTCGGGGGAAAACACCACCCGGACGTGGCCTGCCGGGTGCTGGAGCGGGGGCTCCCGGTCTTCCTCGAAAAGCCCTCGTCCATCTACCCCGCCGATACCGAGCGAATCCTGGAGGCGTCGAAGCGGGCCGGAAAAATCGTCCAGGTGGGGCACCAGAAGCGCCACGGCCTGGCATACAACCGGGTCCGGGAGATCATCGGAGACAAAAAAACCTTCGGAAACATCATACAGATAGAGAGCAAGATGCACGGCTTCGACGTCTTTCCGACCTTCTATACCTGTATGCTGGAGTGGCAGTGCCACAACCTGGATGCGGTGATCTCCTTCGGGGGCGACATTGCCGAGGTGGACGCCGCCGCCCACCTCACCGGGCCGAACACGGGGGCGCTGGTGGCCATGCTGAAGTTCACAAGCAATGCTGTGGGCACGCTGGCATGGGGCACCTACGGGGGCCCCGGCCCCTTCGCCGAGCGCATCGAGGTTCTCTCCGACACCGGAAAGGGCGTGATCATCACCAACGCCCGGGAGGTGACCTATTACACCCCTGAGGCGGGGGAGATCTGGACCAGCGACTGGAACCCGATCAGCCCCAACCAGAGCCACGTCTTCAACGGCTACGTGGGGGAATACCGCCACTTCATCGACTGCGCAAGAGAAAACAGGGAACCCACACCCTCCATCCGTGATGAGGCGCGGACCATGAGCGTGCTCGCACAGATAGCCGAAAAGGGGGGCATCCCCATCGAATGGGGACCGGTTTCAAGCATGCTGTAA